One part of the Microbulbifer sp. THAF38 genome encodes these proteins:
- a CDS encoding tetratricopeptide repeat-containing sulfotransferase family protein: MAKELVEQYPSDIEGYYLLAVSLRYSGEIDGALATLGQLLERDGSHARAYQECGHNFSAQENFAEQVRAYRRALELNPALYASWKGLALGLRAQGKEADALQALHQFQRLQNLPPTLLSAASLMYEKKLHKAEQLCRSFLQKNKHHPEAMRLLALIGAELGVLDDADFLLESCLELHPDFHQARFDYIGVLRKRQKFAAALEQARHLRAGQGGRQSDILFATQSAMVGDYQTALEIYDCVVAEAPDLHGVHLQRGHTLKTVGEAGQAIEAYRDAYRAKPDFGDAYWSLANMKTYRFTDAEIDSMRELQGLPDIARDDRYHLCFALGKALEDRADYSGSFSWYEQGNALKQQECQYSIEQNRRDTDLQIAHCNSELFARNASSGCDAPDPIFIVGLPRAGSTLLEQILASHPQVDGTFELHNIMAAVQRLKGRGQAGEQARYPAVLHELSADQLRQIGQRYLEEAVIHRGQAPLFIDKMPNNFRHIGLIQLILPNAKIIDARRHPMACCFSGFKQLFAEGQEFTYGMEQVGEHYRDYVRLMDHWDRVLPGKVLRVHYESVVEDLEGQVRRLLDFCGLPFAEECLQFHRTDRAVRTPSAEQVRQPIYRSGTEQWKHFEADLEPLRRVLSGELERYGKW; this comes from the coding sequence ATGGCAAAAGAGTTGGTGGAGCAATACCCCAGCGACATTGAGGGTTACTACCTACTGGCGGTTAGCCTAAGGTATTCGGGTGAGATTGACGGCGCCCTGGCGACCCTTGGGCAATTGTTGGAGCGAGATGGTAGTCATGCTCGAGCGTATCAGGAGTGCGGCCATAACTTTTCGGCGCAGGAAAATTTTGCCGAACAGGTACGCGCTTACCGTCGCGCCCTGGAGTTAAACCCGGCACTGTATGCCAGCTGGAAAGGGTTGGCGCTCGGCTTGCGCGCCCAAGGCAAGGAGGCCGATGCCTTACAGGCCCTACACCAGTTCCAACGATTGCAGAACCTGCCGCCTACACTACTGAGTGCCGCGAGCCTGATGTATGAGAAAAAACTTCATAAGGCCGAACAGCTTTGCCGGAGTTTTTTACAGAAAAACAAGCACCATCCGGAAGCTATGCGCCTGCTGGCGTTGATCGGCGCTGAATTGGGGGTGCTAGATGATGCCGACTTCTTACTTGAAAGCTGTCTGGAGCTGCACCCTGATTTTCACCAGGCGCGCTTCGACTATATCGGTGTGCTGCGCAAGCGGCAGAAGTTTGCTGCGGCGCTGGAACAGGCCCGCCACTTGCGAGCAGGCCAGGGGGGGCGCCAAAGCGATATACTTTTCGCCACACAAAGCGCCATGGTGGGTGATTATCAGACTGCCTTAGAGATTTATGATTGTGTGGTAGCCGAGGCCCCAGATCTGCACGGGGTGCATTTGCAGCGAGGGCACACTTTAAAAACCGTGGGGGAAGCAGGGCAGGCCATCGAGGCCTATCGGGATGCCTATCGGGCCAAGCCGGACTTTGGAGATGCCTATTGGAGTCTGGCCAATATGAAAACTTACCGCTTTACCGATGCCGAAATCGACAGTATGCGGGAGCTGCAAGGCTTGCCAGATATAGCGCGTGACGATCGCTACCACCTCTGTTTTGCATTGGGCAAAGCTCTGGAGGATCGCGCAGATTATTCTGGTTCTTTCTCCTGGTATGAACAAGGTAATGCACTCAAGCAACAGGAGTGTCAGTACAGCATCGAACAAAACCGCAGGGATACCGACTTGCAAATTGCTCACTGCAACTCCGAGCTTTTTGCCAGGAATGCTTCCTCTGGCTGTGATGCTCCTGACCCCATTTTTATTGTGGGCCTGCCCCGAGCAGGATCGACGCTGCTGGAGCAGATTCTCGCCTCGCATCCCCAAGTGGATGGCACTTTTGAATTGCACAATATTATGGCTGCGGTTCAACGCCTAAAGGGGCGTGGTCAAGCTGGCGAGCAGGCACGCTACCCCGCAGTCTTGCATGAATTAAGTGCGGATCAGCTGAGGCAGATTGGTCAGCGCTATCTGGAAGAGGCCGTTATTCATCGCGGCCAAGCTCCACTGTTTATCGACAAGATGCCGAATAATTTTCGTCATATTGGCTTGATTCAGTTGATTCTGCCAAATGCAAAAATTATCGATGCCCGTCGCCATCCCATGGCTTGTTGTTTCAGTGGCTTTAAGCAGCTATTTGCGGAAGGGCAGGAGTTCACCTATGGCATGGAGCAAGTGGGTGAGCACTATCGGGATTATGTGCGCCTGATGGATCACTGGGACAGGGTGCTACCGGGCAAGGTGCTTCGTGTGCACTATGAATCGGTCGTTGAAGATCTGGAAGGGCAGGTGCGGCGACTCCTGGATTTTTGTGGACTGCCATTTGCCGAAGAGTGCCTGCAGTTTCATCGTACGGATCGCGCCGTTCGTACTCCAAGCGCTGAGCAGGTGCGCCAGCCCATTTACCGTAGTGGCACTGAGCAGTGGAAGCACTTTGAAGCGGACTTGGAACCATTGCGCAGGGTTTTATCTGGCGAGCTGGAACGTTACGGAAAATGGTGA
- a CDS encoding serine hydrolase, translating into MIIRLLVDIVMALIAGNNCYAIDDSIEKEIKSALAELSNSNGLIGSHFVAVVDKKGLDFFYAYSEDGPKVTENTPILIASHTKSFTSTLMAILHSSGKLDLDKPISSYKLQLGLEGKVDTNKISIRDLLTHTAGFTSIQHTFKSAFLGYSGPDELVHSLSENLLIAPDYNFRYSNTGPIVASMIAENVTGKAWGELIEKYITEPLDMNSTTNKVSKVENFLPSIITSSSGNIFSSGHFKSDLTMHPSGGLVSTVNDLATWLQVNINKDRSNVSNIDIFDELHEKQIDQSKTYFTYERSGYTLGWDLAEYNEETLLTRFGNYGGYSIHVSFIPEREIGVIAFTNQDAAYMLPHVIANYTYNSILNKANRDALFKQEMNRLEKSVRGELLGAPDPALVVSAENFPGNLLGTYVNSNGWPEQKLYIEGDKVMVSWGGLSGLLLKTGAVYKAHFGVFQRDLSFHFQDKGVVKSQNGSVEFIKI; encoded by the coding sequence ATGATAATAAGGCTTCTTGTTGATATCGTAATGGCTTTGATTGCCGGCAATAACTGTTATGCCATAGATGATAGTATTGAAAAAGAAATAAAATCAGCTCTGGCGGAGCTGTCTAATAGTAACGGCTTAATTGGCTCACATTTTGTTGCAGTAGTTGATAAGAAAGGGCTTGATTTTTTTTATGCCTATTCTGAAGATGGCCCTAAAGTTACAGAGAACACTCCTATCTTAATCGCAAGTCACACAAAGTCTTTTACCAGTACTTTGATGGCTATCCTGCATAGCTCGGGCAAGTTGGATTTAGATAAACCCATATCATCTTATAAGCTCCAGTTGGGGCTTGAGGGAAAAGTTGATACCAATAAGATCAGTATTAGGGATTTACTGACCCATACGGCAGGATTTACAAGTATCCAACATACCTTTAAGTCAGCTTTTTTAGGTTATTCCGGTCCAGACGAGCTGGTACATTCATTGAGTGAGAATCTACTTATAGCGCCAGATTACAACTTTAGGTATTCTAATACGGGCCCGATAGTCGCGTCGATGATTGCAGAGAACGTCACTGGAAAAGCTTGGGGAGAGCTTATAGAGAAGTATATAACTGAGCCTCTGGATATGAATTCGACTACGAATAAGGTATCCAAAGTGGAAAATTTTCTTCCATCTATTATCACCTCCAGTAGTGGTAATATCTTTAGTTCAGGACATTTCAAGTCTGATCTAACGATGCACCCCTCAGGAGGCTTGGTTTCGACAGTAAACGATTTGGCGACATGGCTTCAGGTAAATATAAACAAAGATAGGTCAAATGTATCTAATATTGATATTTTTGATGAGCTTCATGAAAAGCAGATAGATCAATCAAAAACCTATTTCACCTATGAACGATCTGGCTACACCTTAGGGTGGGATCTGGCAGAGTATAATGAAGAAACTCTTTTAACGCGGTTTGGAAATTATGGTGGATATAGCATCCATGTATCATTTATACCAGAAAGAGAGATTGGTGTAATTGCATTCACTAATCAGGATGCTGCTTATATGTTACCCCATGTAATAGCTAATTATACGTATAACTCAATTTTAAATAAAGCAAATAGGGATGCGCTGTTTAAGCAGGAGATGAATCGACTGGAGAAGTCTGTTCGAGGCGAGCTATTGGGAGCTCCAGATCCTGCCTTGGTTGTTAGCGCCGAAAATTTCCCAGGAAACTTGCTTGGTACCTATGTGAATAGTAATGGCTGGCCGGAGCAAAAACTCTATATTGAAGGGGATAAAGTGATGGTGAGCTGGGGAGGGCTCAGTGGACTACTGCTAAAAACTGGGGCGGTATACAAGGCGCATTTTGGAGTGTTCCAAAGAGATCTTTCATTTCATTTTCAGGATAAGGGCGTTGTAAAGTCCCAGAATGGATCAGTCGAGTTTATTAAAATATAA
- a CDS encoding M3 family metallopeptidase, with protein sequence MRQTMIALAVAASLAVVGGCGEKAKQAEVAKDTVKAEESMAVTPEHASNLLLAEWTGPFGGVPAFDKMKLEDLKPAIEKGIEISLTELDAIAADPAKPTFANTIVPMERSGAELGRATAYYGIWAANMSSPEFRKVQQELAPIWADYESKIYQNKDLFKRIKAIYDQRDAMDLDAEQKRVVELIYTQFSTNGATLEGEAKERYAEINKRLAELYTKFSNNVLADEEGYDIFLSKDQLSGLPESFVAAAAALAEEKGEKGKYAITNTRSSMDPFLTYSDNRELRKQVWTNYYSRGDNGDERDNNAIIAEILKLRDERVGLQGFDNYAEWRLQDRMAKTPERAMELMEAVWPAAVARVKEEVADMQAVADAEKANITIEPWDYRYYAEKVRKAKYDLNSDEVKQYLQLDNLREAMFYVAGELFNFKFTPVKEGSVPVFHEDVKVWEVTDKTSGDHIGLWYLDPFARAGKRSGAWATMYRDHSTFDGKKNVLSSNNSNFIKGAPGEPVLVSWDDAETFFHEFGHALHFLASNVTYPTLNSGVRDYTEFQSQLLERWLSTDAVIDNYLVHYKTGEPIPADLVKKIKKAAKFNSGFATTEYLASALIDMKFHTVDPEGIDPDKFERETLDKLGMPNELVMRHRTPHFGHIFSGEGYAASYYGYMWADVLTSDASEAFSESKGGFYDKEVAAKLVKHLFAPRNAVDPADAYRAFRGRDANIEALMRDRGFPIPEKKESTVASKN encoded by the coding sequence ATGCGTCAGACAATGATCGCACTAGCCGTAGCCGCATCCCTGGCGGTTGTGGGCGGTTGTGGTGAAAAGGCAAAGCAGGCTGAGGTAGCTAAAGACACTGTGAAAGCCGAAGAGTCCATGGCTGTAACTCCAGAGCACGCCAGTAACTTGCTGCTGGCAGAGTGGACTGGTCCCTTTGGTGGTGTACCTGCGTTTGACAAGATGAAGCTGGAAGATCTCAAGCCTGCAATTGAAAAGGGCATTGAGATAAGCCTTACCGAGCTGGATGCGATCGCTGCAGATCCTGCCAAGCCAACCTTTGCTAACACCATTGTGCCTATGGAGCGTAGTGGCGCAGAGCTGGGCCGCGCAACGGCTTACTATGGAATCTGGGCTGCGAATATGTCTTCACCGGAGTTCCGCAAAGTTCAGCAAGAGCTAGCACCGATCTGGGCTGATTACGAGTCCAAAATTTACCAGAACAAAGACTTGTTTAAGCGTATCAAGGCGATCTACGACCAGCGCGACGCGATGGACCTGGATGCCGAACAGAAGCGTGTGGTTGAGCTGATCTATACCCAGTTCTCTACCAATGGTGCCACCCTGGAGGGTGAGGCCAAGGAGCGCTATGCGGAAATCAACAAGCGCCTGGCTGAGCTTTACACCAAGTTTTCCAACAATGTACTGGCAGATGAGGAAGGCTACGATATCTTCCTGAGCAAAGATCAGTTGAGCGGCTTGCCGGAATCCTTCGTTGCAGCGGCGGCAGCTCTGGCGGAAGAGAAGGGCGAGAAGGGCAAGTACGCAATTACCAATACCCGCTCCTCCATGGACCCATTCCTCACTTACTCCGACAACCGTGAGTTGCGCAAGCAAGTGTGGACCAACTACTACAGCCGTGGCGACAATGGCGATGAGCGCGATAATAACGCCATCATTGCTGAGATCCTGAAGTTGCGCGATGAGCGTGTGGGCCTGCAGGGCTTTGACAACTACGCGGAGTGGCGCCTGCAAGACCGTATGGCGAAAACCCCTGAGCGCGCCATGGAGCTGATGGAAGCGGTTTGGCCTGCAGCGGTTGCTCGCGTAAAAGAAGAAGTCGCTGATATGCAGGCGGTGGCAGATGCCGAGAAAGCCAATATCACTATTGAGCCCTGGGACTATCGTTACTACGCCGAGAAGGTTCGCAAAGCCAAGTACGACCTGAACTCCGATGAAGTGAAGCAGTACCTGCAGCTAGATAATCTGCGTGAAGCCATGTTCTACGTGGCTGGTGAGCTGTTCAACTTCAAGTTCACCCCGGTAAAAGAGGGTTCTGTACCGGTATTCCACGAAGATGTAAAAGTCTGGGAAGTCACTGACAAGACCAGTGGCGACCATATCGGCCTCTGGTACCTGGACCCATTTGCCCGTGCTGGTAAGCGTTCCGGTGCCTGGGCAACCATGTATCGTGACCACTCCACCTTTGATGGCAAGAAGAACGTCCTGTCTTCTAACAACTCCAACTTTATCAAGGGCGCGCCGGGTGAGCCTGTGCTGGTGAGCTGGGACGATGCGGAAACCTTCTTCCACGAGTTTGGCCACGCGTTGCACTTCCTCGCTTCTAACGTGACCTACCCGACCCTGAACAGCGGCGTTCGCGACTACACCGAGTTCCAATCCCAGCTGCTGGAGCGTTGGTTGTCTACCGATGCGGTCATCGATAACTACCTGGTGCACTACAAGACTGGCGAGCCTATTCCTGCGGATCTGGTGAAGAAGATTAAGAAAGCCGCCAAGTTCAACTCTGGTTTTGCCACCACTGAGTACCTGGCCTCTGCGCTGATTGATATGAAGTTCCACACTGTCGATCCTGAGGGTATCGACCCAGATAAGTTTGAGCGTGAAACTCTGGACAAGCTGGGCATGCCGAACGAGCTGGTCATGCGTCACCGCACCCCGCACTTTGGCCATATCTTTTCTGGTGAAGGTTATGCAGCCAGCTACTACGGTTACATGTGGGCCGACGTGCTGACTTCCGACGCCTCTGAGGCCTTCTCCGAGTCTAAAGGTGGCTTCTACGACAAAGAAGTAGCAGCCAAGCTGGTGAAGCACTTGTTTGCACCACGTAATGCTGTAGATCCCGCAGATGCCTACCGTGCTTTCCGTGGTCGTGATGCCAATATCGAAGCGCTGATGCGTGATCGTGGCTTCCCGATCCCGGAGAAGAAAGAGAGCACCGTTGCTTCTAAGAACTGA
- a CDS encoding bifunctional 2-polyprenyl-6-hydroxyphenol methylase/3-demethylubiquinol 3-O-methyltransferase UbiG: MKENTDFFVSKSLASWDEAGPIHWELNKGLLEKVSESNFNILEKDFDDLLDGFDLSGKSVVQVCCNNAKDLISIKKKGAGRCVGIDGSQAFVDQARLLVNASGCSDIEIVCSNIYELPDEYKGRFDFAVITIGVLNWMPDLKQFMSICASLLKPGGYLLMEEIHPVLNMYEEGDPSYIAMSYFNREPQKDDQGLGYLDGRKYQAKENYNFHHTLSDILMVAIESNLSLQKFVELGKNVGNWCGDLENSECVPPMAMLVCWKKDL; the protein is encoded by the coding sequence ATGAAAGAAAATACAGATTTTTTTGTCAGTAAATCCTTGGCCTCCTGGGATGAGGCTGGACCTATTCACTGGGAATTAAACAAGGGTCTACTTGAAAAAGTCTCCGAGTCTAATTTTAATATCTTGGAAAAAGATTTTGATGACTTGTTGGATGGGTTTGATCTTTCCGGAAAGTCAGTAGTACAAGTTTGCTGTAATAATGCAAAAGATCTTATCTCCATAAAAAAGAAAGGGGCTGGTCGTTGCGTCGGCATTGATGGATCTCAAGCCTTTGTCGATCAGGCCCGGCTTTTGGTAAATGCTTCGGGATGTTCGGATATAGAGATCGTTTGCTCTAATATCTATGAGCTGCCTGATGAGTATAAAGGCCGTTTTGACTTTGCAGTTATCACGATTGGCGTACTGAACTGGATGCCGGACCTTAAGCAGTTTATGAGTATCTGCGCTTCGCTGCTGAAGCCGGGTGGTTATCTTTTAATGGAAGAAATACATCCGGTTCTAAATATGTATGAAGAAGGTGACCCCTCATACATTGCCATGTCTTATTTCAATCGCGAGCCGCAAAAGGATGATCAAGGATTGGGCTATTTGGATGGCAGAAAATATCAGGCTAAAGAAAATTATAATTTTCATCACACCTTGTCAGATATTTTGATGGTGGCAATTGAAAGTAATCTATCTCTACAGAAGTTTGTTGAACTCGGGAAGAATGTGGGTAATTGGTGTGGAGATTTGGAAAACTCTGAGTGTGTTCCACCAATGGCAATGCTGGTTTGTTGGAAAAAGGACTTATAG
- a CDS encoding TonB-dependent receptor produces MFEKSKLHSAVLAAGAAVLAHQPVFAESRQIEEVTVTATKRAESAQDIPVTVQALGEESLKDLNVSNFDDYIRFMPNVTAGGRGPGQSSIYIRGMATETIATQLSQANGTAPNVALYLDESPVSIGGRNLDVYVTDIERVEVLKGPQGTLFGASSQAGTVRLITNKPQLDEFDLSIEAGLATTKDGELSDSLETMINLPLIEDKLAVRVAAYQSNEGGYIDNVAGTYTPDASVNPAWEGLPVVSASSEALVEEDFNDSSYKGVRLGVNYVISDDWSLLVQHTHQDLEADGVFDHDPEEVGDLEVNRFYDDTLEDSFDLTSWTLEGRLAALDIVYTGAYLDREVEQSMDYTGYNDVGNYAAYYTCNYVDTCYDPTKGYVGFMENTRTSHELRLSTPQEYALRLTVGAFYEDIEILDRGNFDYQSILELGFPQNYPRGWSPDSTDPVKSTAIDPNARPEGVAFFNDITRREEQLAFFGELTYDITDQLSATVGLRHYDIDVELLGSANSSFGNAGGIDLDMYGDNLDSKWQETGIDVPMNESDVITKFTLSYRPTDNVMLYATYSEGFRPPAYNRGGGNGNETTVVPYTISTDTVDNYEAGWKTTLLDQSLQFNGSAYFVEWRDIQTAVFDPDVYFLFYLDNALDAEIRGLEMDVTWLPIDNLQLIGAMSYNDTEITDVLGSAVNVAPEGSELALSPPLQMNLRARYEWDLASFGAYWQAGVSYSDEAWSSIVIDPNDRFKQDSYTTVDASFGLREEHWGTELYVENLTDERAELFINTLDNSKRITTNRPRTVGLRVSYDF; encoded by the coding sequence GTGTTTGAGAAAAGCAAGCTGCACAGCGCGGTGCTGGCTGCAGGAGCGGCGGTATTGGCCCACCAACCGGTATTTGCCGAGTCCAGGCAAATCGAGGAAGTAACTGTTACGGCTACCAAGCGCGCTGAAAGCGCGCAGGATATCCCGGTAACCGTGCAGGCTCTGGGCGAAGAAAGCTTGAAGGACCTGAATGTCTCTAACTTTGATGACTATATTCGCTTTATGCCCAATGTGACTGCCGGGGGGCGTGGGCCCGGGCAATCTTCTATTTACATTCGCGGTATGGCGACCGAAACCATTGCCACCCAGCTGTCTCAGGCCAATGGAACCGCACCCAATGTTGCGCTCTATCTGGATGAGTCGCCAGTGAGTATTGGTGGCAGGAATTTGGATGTCTATGTCACCGATATTGAGCGTGTCGAAGTTTTGAAAGGCCCGCAGGGCACCCTGTTTGGGGCCAGCTCCCAAGCGGGTACCGTACGTTTGATCACCAATAAACCACAGCTGGACGAGTTCGATCTCAGTATAGAAGCGGGGTTGGCGACCACTAAGGATGGCGAGCTGTCCGATAGTTTGGAAACCATGATCAACCTGCCTTTGATTGAGGATAAGCTGGCTGTGCGCGTAGCGGCCTATCAATCCAATGAAGGCGGTTATATCGATAATGTGGCCGGTACTTACACTCCCGATGCTTCCGTTAATCCAGCTTGGGAGGGGCTGCCGGTTGTGAGCGCTTCCAGTGAAGCGCTGGTAGAGGAAGACTTTAACGATTCCAGTTACAAAGGGGTTCGCTTAGGGGTGAACTATGTGATCAGTGATGACTGGTCTCTGCTGGTGCAGCACACTCATCAAGATCTGGAAGCTGATGGGGTGTTTGACCATGACCCGGAAGAAGTTGGAGATCTGGAAGTAAACCGATTCTACGACGATACCCTGGAAGACAGCTTTGATCTGACAAGTTGGACTCTTGAAGGGCGCCTGGCGGCTTTGGATATCGTGTATACTGGTGCCTACCTCGATCGCGAGGTGGAGCAATCTATGGACTACACCGGTTACAACGATGTGGGCAACTATGCGGCCTACTACACCTGTAACTATGTGGACACTTGCTACGATCCCACAAAGGGCTATGTGGGCTTTATGGAAAATACCCGCACCAGTCACGAGCTGCGTCTGTCCACGCCGCAGGAATACGCTCTGCGCCTTACGGTAGGTGCTTTTTATGAGGATATCGAAATCCTCGACCGGGGCAATTTTGATTATCAGTCCATTTTGGAATTGGGCTTCCCGCAAAACTATCCGCGCGGTTGGTCTCCGGACTCCACTGATCCGGTGAAATCCACTGCTATCGACCCGAACGCTCGCCCGGAAGGGGTGGCTTTCTTTAACGATATTACCCGCAGAGAAGAGCAGCTGGCCTTTTTTGGTGAGCTGACCTATGACATCACCGACCAGCTCAGTGCCACAGTTGGTCTGCGTCATTACGATATCGATGTGGAGTTGTTGGGCTCCGCGAACTCCTCGTTTGGCAATGCAGGCGGTATTGACCTGGATATGTACGGCGATAACCTGGACTCCAAGTGGCAGGAGACCGGTATCGATGTCCCCATGAATGAGAGTGATGTCATTACCAAATTCACCCTCAGCTATAGACCTACAGATAATGTAATGCTCTATGCAACCTACTCGGAGGGCTTCCGCCCGCCCGCTTACAACCGTGGCGGCGGCAATGGCAATGAGACGACGGTAGTACCCTATACCATCAGTACCGATACCGTAGATAACTACGAAGCGGGCTGGAAAACGACTCTCTTGGATCAGAGCCTTCAATTTAACGGTAGCGCTTATTTCGTAGAGTGGAGAGATATTCAAACTGCGGTATTTGATCCCGATGTCTACTTCCTGTTCTATCTCGACAATGCCCTGGATGCGGAAATCCGTGGGCTTGAGATGGATGTGACCTGGCTGCCAATTGATAACCTCCAGCTTATCGGCGCTATGTCTTACAACGATACCGAAATTACCGATGTGCTAGGCAGTGCGGTTAACGTGGCTCCTGAAGGCAGTGAACTGGCCCTGTCTCCACCTCTGCAGATGAATCTGCGTGCTCGTTACGAGTGGGATCTGGCCAGCTTCGGTGCTTACTGGCAGGCGGGCGTTTCTTATAGCGATGAAGCCTGGAGTTCTATTGTGATCGATCCGAACGACCGATTTAAGCAAGACTCTTACACTACCGTGGATGCGTCTTTCGGTTTGCGCGAGGAGCATTGGGGTACAGAGCTCTACGTTGAGAATCTCACCGACGAGCGCGCGGAATTGTTTATCAATACCCTGGATAATTCCAAGCGCATCACCACCAATCGCCCGCGTACTGTGGGTTTGCGCGTGTCGTATGACTTCTGA
- a CDS encoding HAD-IIIC family phosphatase, translating to MKKFESAEIKNLITDFDGTLWQGSVAEKEIPRLNSDYYHYLVDLYRKGVVIIGISKNDRSDVQAAFRKLNINKEIFLTVIANWQPKTDNIHALFQQLSLKASHTVFIDDNPLERSDAQAAFPDLYVLDFKEWHLLQENPYLKNPISTERSIKDRYKKYRHALNFFDARAHFDKSDKEFLFSRNRSIQIGSPANEEEFSRVAELFFRTNRLNFNPRQLPSIEESIAYIQGIVESGGRIYSVSVKDGGESLGIQAAFTVVTNGPASIVNNGTISCSMISFGDFEGKILNELLKKWFKYSKKVEILVRRTKTNTRIFELLKKFHFKLKRQDNLNSTYSLKRDQFKEISVPWIKSDEDAEVDYDYFGVPAIRNYFLNREWNKIPASSHVVLLGSGQGETLGVAVTNKLFKHLQAINTKYDLVDIEDYGFNIVANAENLNDIYKAESVDYIICTELLEHTEHYWRVINELLRILKVSGQAFVSVPFNFPAHEYPIDKWRLSFEYLKETFGVCCKIEDYHLEGDPNNPRHILLSLTKTGAFLQHIEPKQGYIDPHTGLTYIFSDHEKIKKLSH from the coding sequence ATGAAAAAATTCGAATCCGCCGAAATAAAGAATTTAATTACCGACTTTGATGGGACTCTTTGGCAGGGCTCCGTTGCAGAAAAAGAAATACCTCGCCTTAATTCTGATTACTATCATTATCTTGTTGATCTCTACAGAAAGGGTGTTGTCATCATCGGGATAAGTAAAAACGATAGGAGTGATGTGCAGGCGGCATTTCGAAAACTGAATATCAATAAAGAAATTTTTTTGACCGTCATTGCCAACTGGCAGCCTAAAACGGACAATATACACGCGCTATTTCAACAGCTCTCTCTTAAGGCCTCCCATACAGTCTTTATAGATGACAACCCACTGGAAAGAAGTGATGCGCAGGCCGCATTTCCAGACCTTTATGTACTGGATTTCAAAGAATGGCATTTACTTCAAGAAAACCCATACCTTAAAAATCCCATCTCCACTGAAAGGAGCATCAAAGACCGATACAAAAAGTATCGTCACGCACTCAATTTTTTTGATGCCAGAGCTCACTTTGATAAATCTGACAAGGAATTCCTATTCTCAAGAAATCGCTCGATACAAATTGGCTCCCCAGCCAATGAAGAAGAATTTTCCAGAGTTGCTGAGCTGTTCTTTAGAACAAATCGATTAAACTTTAACCCACGACAACTACCCTCAATTGAGGAGTCAATCGCTTATATACAAGGAATAGTCGAATCTGGAGGGAGGATTTATTCTGTTTCTGTTAAAGATGGAGGAGAATCCCTTGGGATACAGGCTGCATTTACAGTAGTCACTAATGGGCCAGCATCCATTGTCAACAATGGCACCATTTCTTGCAGTATGATCAGTTTTGGCGATTTTGAAGGAAAGATTCTAAATGAACTGCTAAAAAAGTGGTTCAAATATTCTAAGAAAGTGGAAATTCTAGTAAGGCGCACTAAAACCAATACCAGGATCTTTGAATTACTTAAAAAATTTCACTTTAAGTTAAAGCGCCAAGATAATTTAAACTCTACCTATTCCTTAAAGAGGGATCAATTCAAGGAGATCTCTGTACCCTGGATCAAATCCGATGAAGACGCTGAAGTAGACTACGATTATTTTGGCGTTCCGGCTATTAGAAATTATTTCTTAAATCGGGAGTGGAATAAGATACCAGCAAGCTCTCACGTGGTTCTATTGGGCTCAGGGCAAGGCGAAACACTAGGTGTAGCTGTTACCAATAAGCTCTTTAAGCACTTACAGGCCATAAACACAAAGTATGACCTTGTCGATATCGAAGACTATGGATTCAATATCGTCGCCAATGCAGAAAACCTAAACGATATTTATAAAGCGGAATCCGTTGATTATATTATCTGCACCGAGCTTCTTGAGCATACTGAGCATTATTGGAGAGTGATTAACGAACTATTGCGAATTCTCAAGGTTTCAGGTCAGGCGTTTGTCAGTGTACCCTTTAACTTTCCAGCACATGAATATCCAATTGACAAGTGGCGATTATCATTCGAATACCTTAAGGAAACTTTTGGAGTCTGCTGCAAAATTGAAGACTACCATCTTGAGGGCGACCCAAACAACCCACGCCATATCCTATTAAGCCTCACCAAAACAGGCGCTTTTCTTCAACACATAGAACCTAAGCAGGGATATATAGACCCCCATACTGGATTAACTTATATTTTTAGCGATCATGAAAAAATTAAAAAATTAAGCCATTAA